The DNA region acatGTTGAGGTTAATGTCACTGAATGAAAACTAAAAAAGGAAGCTGAAATATAGGATTTAATTAATCAACTGTGGTGCTGGCAACCTCATTTATCAACTAATTACTGctgccatgaagccatttaaccCAGCGTGAGCAACTGTCGAGCAAAATGTAACTGTCCACTTGACCTCGGTTATCCTAGAAATAGTTTGGTTTAACGGTCTggttggtgctgctgctggagaaatATATTGTTATATTGACATTGGAATTGGAATTGACATTGCTGTCAAAGAGCAAAATTATTAAACTACGTCACCTGGTAGGTCCAGTAGTTCCTGCACCACggtggaaaagaaaaagacaaaaatggcAGAGTAGTGAGCCGTTCATTTAAACGCTCGAGACACCTGAAAGTCCCACGAGTTCATGCAGTGGAAAAGCGCCTATAGTCCTTAAAAACATACAATTGTTATTGGTCCATTTTGTCAGCTGTGAAGTTGAATACTGATTTGGGGTATTTGGTCTCCCTTTCCCCAGGGTTCTTGTATACAGTTGTGGGCCACAGTTTAAGTCTAGTTTTGGCATCAGTGTCTTTAACGGTATtccacctgtgtttgtgtgtgaacagaaCCATCCTCCTCAGTGTGATCTCTCTCCTGAACGAGCCAAACACATTCTCCCCAGCAAATGTGGACGCCTCTGTCATGTTCCGCAAGTGGAGGGACAGCAAGGGCAAAGATAAAGAGTATGCAGAGATCATCAGGTACATATGCATCTAAATACTCACATGGATATGAATGAAGATGTGTGCCTGTAAACTGTGTGCCTTTTAAACAGACGTATATATACACGCCATCCAATTGAAAACGTAATGTATGCTTTGCCAAAACAATGGTATTAAACATCCTTATTGGTTATTGGTCATATTGACTAATGCCATATCCTGAAAAGCCATTTGTGGCTGAGCCATTACATTTGCAGTTTTAGCAAGCAAACTTTTAGTTTCCTCTTAACATTCCCTAGCCAGCACCTATGGAAGCCATCTCCCCAATTTAGTCCTCATTTCTGTTAGTCAACATAATATGGTTTTATggccttatacacacacaaccgcatCAGTGAAATAGTTTGAAATATTATTCTGGGCTCCATTACTTACTGATTATGTTGTATACAAAACAAAGCCAGATGATCAACTCTCTTGTTAGTTGTGTACAAAATGTTCCCTTCCTTTGTGGGATTTCCAGTCAAAAGCCATCATCACCCCAGTCAGTGTGTATTTGGCTGATTCCAGCGTGTTTTAAAGGCCTATTCTTACGCCACCCAACCAAGAGGAGTTGCCATTGTCAAAGGATCAAACTCTGAAGGAACATTAAGGCACTTACCCTTGAAGTCTGAAATGTAATTGAGCACTCTTGTTTAAGTGTGGTTCAGTACCAAATATAatgtgctctgtctgtctaaaGGCAGCAGGAGTTTGTCTTCCAGCCATGTTAGGTTGTATATGTTCAGTGCAACTGCAATTTCTCATCAGGACATTTCGGGACAGGCTTGGCAatatttcagatgtgtgtgtgtgtgtgtctgtatctgtgtgtctgcacgcatgtgtgtgaacGCCACCATGCATATATGTCTTCACATTTCTGTGTAGGGGTATGTGTTTGAAAAGTGGACTTAACCATCCAAAATACATTGTTGGCAAAAAATACTGCTGAAGTGAAAATATAGTACGAAGTAAAAagtccagcagagagagaccagcaggGGATTTTAATTCAGAAGTGaacataaattaaaaaaatatgcttCATCACCCTCATGCACATTGACAGCTATTCGCCAATTTGTACAATTCCACCATGTGGATGAATGAAGGATTACTCATTAGGATATAAAGAATGGCTTTACATATTCTATGACTTGACTGAATGGGTGATTGTAACCTTATGACGTTGCTGCTAAATGATGCTACATTGTGCATTCTCTATGGAAGTGCATATGCTAAATATAGACCAAATTCGAGGTGCTATTGGCAGCATTGCCACATAAGATGGTTGGAATTTCAAACCGATGGACTGAGTTTTTGTCCTTGAGCAGCTGCTTTCCCATTGAGCTGCGCTCAGTTTAATTGAAGGACAAGTTTCCAGCCTCTATGCCCTAATCTGGAGGTTGTTTCCCATCTGCTACATTGCAGATTCATTTAATCATCTTTGAATACTTTTTGTTTTAATTCATTTCTTTTAAAATTGTGACTCATTTCAGTGGTATGGGTTGAAATATGCTATTCTGTGCACCACATActcatgtaaacacaaacacacacccacgtaaacacaaacacacacacacccacattctttTGCAAAACATCAGTCtgcacctcccctccccaacaGGAAACAGGTGCTGTCCACCAAAGCGGAGGCCGAGCGTGACGGGGTGAAGGTGCCGACCACGCTGGCCGAGTACTGCATTCAGACCAAAGTGCCTTCCCACGACAGCAGCTCCGACCTGCTCTATGACGACCTCTACGACGATGACATCCAGGAGGAAGACGATGACGAAGAAGAGGCAGAGACCGGCGGGATGGGCGGCGAGATGGGTGCGGACTGCTTCGATGACGAGGACGACTCGGGCAACGAGGAGTCCTGATGGGCCCCGCCTCACTCCgtcccccttccccttcctttctgcacccacccacacccacacccacacccatgcacacacacttgcccccacacccacaccatttAAAGAAAAACTTTTGCCCCCTCAGTTCTATGTTGCttgtctgtgtccatgttttGGAGTTGGTCTTCAATAGGAATTCCATGTGGTGGTTAattcctcttcctgtttttgtCAGTCCCTTTCCATACTCTCTTCTGTTATCCCTCTATTTTTCACCGGAGGAATTGAGAAATGCCTCTGAGCTCCTTGTCTTGGGGATCCAGAActtggccaaaaaagtttggaaGGCATCTTCTCCATATTGCCCtcaccatttatttgattgcTTTATAGAGCCTTTTGGCACTTTCTTGTTTAGGTATCACTTCATCCTACCCCCACCTCTACTCCTCAGGGCCTAAGGGTATCTGCTGATGCTTCACCCTCGCCCCATGGCATGTCAGCTGCCACCCTCGTCTCTCACATTGAACCTGCTTTTACTTGCTTTTTTCTTTTGCGTTTCTGTTATGACTCTCCCAttacactctttctctgtctcctagTCGCTCTCTGTCTTCACAGTCTTCCCTTCAAAGCCTTTGCTTCCCGAAATGAACGGCGCAGATGAGCCAAATGAGAAAAGCTTGAGCGATGTACGAGTGAATGTCACTTGGTTGTGTCTGCTCCTCGTTGCTCCTCCTGACCCCGTCGCTTCCTTTCTCggtctctttctcctctgtcgCCTTCACAGCATAGCGCTTAGCGTTTCATCTGTCGTCCACCTCATGTATCCTGGCTGTGGCATTCGCTCACGTTTCTCATTTCATgtaaaatgacacaaatgagGCAAGTCTCCCTGCCAAGGAAGAGACTGAGGACACACAAAAGGCAAACAAAGGAgtcctcttctgtgtttttgtctgtatcAAGACATCACGAGCGCAGGTGTCTTGGTTTGGACTTCTCTCTTCAATGGGAAGCTGGGACTGAGGATGTACCTCACCTTAACTGTTGTAGATTGAGCTGACTGCCTTTTGAGCTACTTGGTGTTCTCTGAGCCAGACACATTTTCACCCCTAAGGAAAATGGGAGTTTTTACCCCTCTTAATTTCTGTGGAGTTGTTATCATTTATGAGCCCCATAGTTTTAGTGCAACTGCTCACAGGTGCTGCAATCTTGtactctgaaaaaaaaaaaaaacacacttgctcgacgacacacaagcacactggccACTTGAACGCAGGAAGCTTGAGACTTCAGAGAGCCATGGGATGTGCTTAGAGATGACTGTCTCTTTTGATACCCTTGTTACAGGGCAACATCTGTCTTCTGGGTGTCACATGGCAGCCTCAGAGGCctgaacagaacagagatgCACTCTGATGTTGGCGGGGGATGTCTTCGGCTCCCCTCAGCCGACTttacattttgtttcttttccttttacgtttttgtttttgttttatatcaATCTTTTAATCAAAGCTGAATTTGTTTTCTGCCGCTTTGGATCACATACCTCTTCTTTTCAATATCCAAGGACAGATTAAGGCAGTTGAGGGTGAGATGTCAGACTCCACAAATCCGGAACCCTCTACAGCATGGTGCGGTGAGGGCTTTTTATTATACCCCGCTTCCTGAACATTCTGTCACCTGTGGTATGTTTGAGACAGTTTGCCTCATGAGCATGCGAGTGTATTTggggatgagtgtgtatgtgattttaattttttttggttggtttgtttgtttaacatgTTGCTCACCAAGCCTGGACTGTTGGTGACACCCTCTTGACAACAGGGCAAGAAACATCGCAGAATAACTGATGGGGCACAAATATTGCCCACTCTGCCCTCTTACCAGCTGTAACtctcaatacaaaaaaaatacaaaatacaaaaaaaaaaattatttcacaGGACACTGTGGGGGTACTTTCCTGGATTTGTCTGCCGCAACAGACCTCAGGACTGTTTCAGAGGAACTGATCtactacagtcacacaccaaACCCAGTCTTGTAAAAGCAGAAGAAAACAAAGTGTTTCATGCAAGAATGCTGAGACTTCTTTGTACCAAGAGGATGGACGATGTGACTGGGAACTTCTGACTCAACATTCTGGAGATGGAGCCTCCCTCTCCAGCCTTACAGACTGAATGTCCATTTGAAAAGATCACCCTAAGAAGTGTTGTGAAAAAGTGGTCTACAgtggatttgttttgtttttttcaggattctcttatttctgtctctgtgtgtgtaagagttgaTGATAAGGTCTCCACGTTATTGCCCTGAAGACCTATCTCCAAGTTACTGATGATGAACTGAGGAACTTCAAGAGCTGTGGTCACAGGAAGAGTACCTGGATGAATAGAGTGAATGTGTCATTGTTTGtcttctttcatttcctttAGATTTTCTTTCTATTCTGTAGTCTTGTGGGAGATTAAGATaatgctaaaataaaaaaaaattaaaaaaaacactttaaaggATGCAAATCacctctgcaaaaaaaaactcaaggtTTTgtccaaaataaaaaataaaaacattggaCAGCTGCAATTTCCTGGGATGCCTAAGGTTACATGagttttggggtgtgtgtatggtgtgccCCGTAGGCATTGGCACATTCAGACTGCTTGTTAGATCACTGATAATGTTCTttttctgttcatgtgtgtatgtatcggGATTGCACCCCcaaatttgcgattaaatcTTAAGGCCACACACTGGGAATTGTTATTGTCATGGTTAGCTACCCGTCAGTGTTTTTTGGTTCTCTCAGATGAGGCAGGACCGTGAATTTTAGTGAGGACCTATGCAGTTTTTAAGTCCAATTTCCTAATGTCGGTAATAGCTCGTCAGACTTATTATAAGGAATATGTATGACATTTACATAGTAACTTTAGACTCCATTTTTACTGAGTAGGTCCTACATTGGCTATCAAGATCCATTCTGTTGAGACCATGGCTTTCATTGATAAGTAGCACATGTGTAGCACATGTCCTTCATCATAACATGCTCTAATTACTGGACTGAGACAGTCACAAAAGCTGGATGAGACTCCTAAATTGAAGAGATTTCAAACTTTTGaggtcattcatttattttgcttTCAGTTTTGTGGCTAACTTCAAGAGTCACTCACTAAATGGTGAGGTCTTCAAAGGCTTCAACAACAAGGTGCTTTCCATATAGTATTTTGCAAATCAGTCATTTTTAGTCCTAAGTCACTCTTATACCGCCTGCTGGTTCCAAATCTCACTCATAGTCGGCAGTCTCCTTCCGTTCAGTTGGTCTGGCCACAGCATCCAGGTAACCAGTTGCCTCCAGTGGGGTGCAGATCAGGATCACACAAGACCTCAATAGACCAGGTGCACATGGCAGACGTTTCTGAGGCAATGAACTAAACTGCTGACGCATCTAATCCTGAAATGTATACCCCTTCTTGTCAACAAGTTCTCCTCCATATATGAAACAAGGGTGAAGGTGTCAGATAACAAAAGGACATGGAAACATGCTTCCACAGATTTCCAGGGCAAGGGCTTATGAAAGTGACACCCCAAAAACCGTGAGCAACGCCAAACAGTGTAAGCCACTATCCTTGACCCTGATATAAAGGAAATTAATATGTAGAGGACATTTCTGAGAATTATGTTGCCCACTGGAAATCCCACCCCACATTTTATCCAACTGCATCTGAACAGGAGCAAAGTAGACCATAAACATGTGCCTGATTGGCAGCAAGGAGTTTGTCTTGCAGGAACAAAGGAATAGTGACAGTGATTTGAGTTTTTTTAGACAAAACACGCGGGCAAACAATTGTCAGAGAGCTGAGATTTCATTTGGAAAACAGTGCAAGAAAACTGAACagggagaaaaaatgaaagggaaggaaagaggcTGGCCTTGCTCTCATATATCTCATCAGATGGCTAAATACCAGACCATGGTATAATCTGAGGGCCTGAAAATGGTGGGGTACAGAACAGTACTCCTTGAGTACATATAATTTACTGCATGAGCCTACCATGCCCATGGCTTATGAAGTCACACTCTTGAATGGCTGCCTTGAATacataaatgtattaattaatttgtCTGTTTTATCCATGGATTTACAAACCTCAGGTAAACATACCTACTATGTAGTATACAATGGTTTGTCATACAGTACTACAAGAGAGATCACattacagtacaacacagtatTCATTCCCTGAACACCCATCTCTAACCTCTGCCACTCAACCCAGTATCAAAGTGTAATTGTACATTTCTGCCTGAGACTGTTCACTCCTTCTTCTCCCCAGTCTCCAGGAAGTGCTGGGCCTCTCTCAGGGTCTCTTGGAGATCCTTGTAAGACGCTAGCTTGCACGCCTCCTCTAGGTGCGCCCAGCGGTGGTCCTGGTGCTCTTCAGACAGCGTCACAGACATGGCAGGGTCCCGGAGCTCAGCCAGCCAATAGAGTACTGTCTTGTCTTTCCCACGCACCTGGTATCGTAACTCCTTCAGGAAGTTGTTAGCGATGCGCAGATGTTCCTCACCGAGACCAGCTTCTTCACGCGTCTCCctgagtgcagtggtgaggTCATCCTCACCAGGGTCCACGTGACCTACACAGAAAGAGGTGTTCAAATGCTCTTCCGGCACTCATTCATGCAAACGTTTGTCTGAATCCTTATGGATATACTGGATATGGATATGTCTACTTTCTGTGATTAAGTGAAACTTAGGACCCCATGCAAATtaacacaacacattcacatttgtcTGACTTCTCATATATACAGGATCAACCTGGCACATCAACCAGGGAGGCAGTCGCAGTGTATGATTTTCGAATTTAGGCCCTTAGCAGCACCTTTGGGTGGGGTCCAGTGGTGTTCCCCATAGGACGTCTGCAGGAGTAGGTATTCAATGTTATCTGGAGGAGATTGAGCCAGACGGCGAAAGATAATGAATCCACATGCTCGCAGCGCCATCACCTGGGGGTGACAAAGAAGACGTCATATTGTGGTCTACCTATAGTCACATTTCATTGAAACGTATTGTTCAAGACTCTGATTCACCGACTACATAAAATATTACAGGAAACAAACTTATGGGGGACAAAACGGAACGCAAAGAGCCTAAACCCGCCAGCATTACTGGCTTTAAAGCTCAAATCTACAGTTCAACAAAAGCCAGCTAAATAAAGGCTGAATTCTGCCTATTCTGTCTTTAACCTGGGCAGTGTGACCCCTCTCCGTTCCACGGCATGTCAGTGTTGCAAGTGTTGCAAAGTTGAAGCAACTTGTgaatacaacacaacagaaaatggggtatcCTGTTCCTGGATACGACTTAACGCCACAGCAATCATTCAACAACCATTGTCTGTTAATTCATCAATCGATGTCACATGGTGAATTGTATTTTAGGTCATTACCAAACGCACAACCCCTAGCTCCTGGCTAAAGCAGTGCGACCAGCATGCAAACAAGCAGTCTTTAGCAAAGGTGGAAACCGATTTTCCGTCATATAGAGCTAGGCTATTTGACCATTttacaacagtttgaaataaaCGGAACGACATTCATCTACACTCACACCAGCCTAAACTGCTTTACTCCAGCAGACAGATAacttacatacagacagatatcGCAGATAATGTACAGTTCCGCTTTCAATCATGTCCAATCGCCGCACTTGAACTGCGCATATGCTGCGCATAACTCATGCCCACCAATACATGCGTTCGCATGCTTCAAATGCTGCGCTAGGTCAAAATAATGCTGTATTCGCAACTCATTGGCATGaagtgttcaaaatgatatGGAGTAAAATAACTGGGTCGGGAAGATCTGGCTTACATTCTACAATGTGTTTACCCCAATTGTGTTTTTTGAGCAAAATAACGCGGTTTAAGTAGGCCTTTTCTATATAAATGTCCCTATCctaaataatatttattttatgtattaatGTTTCAAGAGTAAGGCTTGTGCCAAATAACTTTAACCCAGATGTTGTAAAGTGTGAGGCCTACTAACCGCAGAGGCCCTACTTGTGGGGGACAGTGATAAGACCTGTGTGACGTGTGATTGTTAACCGTTCTGCTAAAATAGAGAACGGACACTACTTACGCACATTTCCCTTTGCGTTATTCTTT from Clupea harengus unplaced genomic scaffold, Ch_v2.0.2, whole genome shotgun sequence includes:
- the ube2r2 gene encoding ubiquitin-conjugating enzyme E2 R2, translating into MAHQQMPSSQKALMLELKSLQEEPVEGFRITLVEESDLYNWEVAIFGPPNTLYEGGYFKAHIKFPIDYPYSPPTFRFLTKMWHPNIYENGDVCISILHPPVDDPQSGELPSERWNPTQNVRTILLSVISLLNEPNTFSPANVDASVMFRKWRDSKGKDKEYAEIIRKQVLSTKAEAERDGVKVPTTLAEYCIQTKVPSHDSSSDLLYDDLYDDDIQEEDDDEEEAETGGMGGEMGADCFDDEDDSGNEES
- the nudt2 gene encoding bis(5'-nucleosyl)-tetraphosphatase [asymmetrical] isoform X3 → MALRACGFIIFRRLAQSPPDNIEYLLLQTSYGEHHWTPPKGHVDPGEDDLTTALRETREEAGLGEEHLRIANNFLKELRYQVRGKDKTVLYWLAELRDPAMSVTLSEEHQDHRWAHLEEACKLASYKDLQETLREAQHFLETGEKKE
- the nudt2 gene encoding bis(5'-nucleosyl)-tetraphosphatase [asymmetrical] isoform X2, coding for MRSICAVQVRRLDMIESGTVHYLRYLSVMALRACGFIIFRRLAQSPPDNIEYLLLQTSYGEHHWTPPKGHVDPGEDDLTTALRETREEAGLGEEHLRIANNFLKELRYQVRGKDKTVLYWLAELRDPAMSVTLSEEHQDHRWAHLEEACKLASYKDLQETLREAQHFLETGEKKE
- the nudt2 gene encoding bis(5'-nucleosyl)-tetraphosphatase [asymmetrical] isoform X1 produces the protein MSFRLFQTVVKWSNSLALYDGKSVSTFAKDCLFACWSHCFSQELGVVRLVMALRACGFIIFRRLAQSPPDNIEYLLLQTSYGEHHWTPPKGHVDPGEDDLTTALRETREEAGLGEEHLRIANNFLKELRYQVRGKDKTVLYWLAELRDPAMSVTLSEEHQDHRWAHLEEACKLASYKDLQETLREAQHFLETGEKKE